From the Paenibacillus tianjinensis genome, the window CTAGCAGGACCAGCGTGGAAAAAACAGGTTTCTTGGCAGACCACATACAGAAACCTCCTCTATGATAAAAACACAGATATAAGCAAAGTTTGATATAAACAGAGATATAAACAGAGTTTACGGTAATTGCGGCATATACCCTTATTTAACCAGTTTGACAAGGGTGCAAACGGAATAGTGAAAATTTTAGGTTCCCACAATAAAAGTGGGGGGGGGGGGGGGCGGTGGCTGATTGGCGGAATCAACGGGATTTTTACCTTTGATTCTGCGGGGTCGCGCCGGATTGGCGGAATCAACGGGATTTTTACCTTTGATTCTGCGGTGTTGGATGGCGTAAAGTAAGTTGTGTACCAAGATTTGGAGCCTAGTCAGGCAACAAAAAAGTAGGGTGTTCTCGGGATTGCGAAGTCCACCAAGAAAGGAACCCTACTCGATGACTATTCTACCCGAAAACATGTTAAATAATCTATTTGAAAATCTTGTCACCCAGTTTGTAAAAGATAATCTGGAGTCCATTATGAAAGCGGAAATCCAGCAATTCATGACCAGTGATGAGTCGGGGAATCACAACAGCCGTAACGGATACTACACCCGGGATCTGCACACGAAATACGGTAATGTTGAGGATCTGGCCGTTCCTAGGGACCGTCAGGGAGTCTTCCAAACGCAGTTGTTCGAGCCTTACCAGCGGCGGGACGGGTGGCTAGAAGAGGCCGTCATCCAGATGTACAAAAGTGGCATGGGAACGCGAGATGTGGCCCGGTTCATTGAAAGTATGTTCGGCAGCCACTACTCACCCACCACCGTCAGCAACATTACAGCTACGGTACTTGACGACATTCATCAGTGGCAGAAACGCCCGTTAAACAAACGCTACTCCGTGATCTACCTGGACGGCCTATATGTGAAGCTCAAGCGCAGCACCGTGAGCGGAGAAGTCGTTTATTTCGCCATGGGTATCGACGAAGACGGTCACCGCCAGATTCTTGGCTTTTACGTAGGCGGCCAGGAGAGCGCAAACGGCTGGCGTGAGGTGCTCAAAGACCTTTACAACCGTGGTGTCCAGGAAGTCTTGCTGGGCGTATTTGATGGGCTACCGGGACTCGATGCAGCGTTTCGTGAAACTTATCCGAAGGCGGATGTGCAGCATTGTATCGTCCACAAAGTGCGTTCGACCTTTCCGAAAATTCGAGTTCAGCACAAAACGGAAGTCATTGAAGATCTGAAGACCATCTACACGGCTGCAGACCATGATCTGGCCCGGGCTGCGTTTGACACGGTGAAGGCCAAATGGGGCAAGCTCTACCCGAAAGAAATGCGGTCCTGGGAAGAACAGTTACCGACGCTGCTGACCTTTTACAAGTATCCCGTGCTCATAAAAGAAGCCATCTACACATCCAATCCGATTGAACGAATGAACAAAGAAATCCGAAAACGCCTGAAGCCGATGAACAGCCTCACGAATATGGATGCGGCAGAGAAAATTGTCTACCTGGACGTCATCGATTACAACGAACGTTTTAGCGAACGAGTCATTCGCGGCTTCGGCGATCTGGAAGTAAAGAAGAAACTAAATGAGATGTTTGAAGCGCGATATCCAGCGCAGGCAGAGCCAGAGAAGTAACTCAAAATCCCTTGTTCTTTGGGGCGGGTCTCCCCCGCCCCAAAGAACATCTGCACTTACCAACGAACACCCGAGAAGTTACATTCTGCTCTCTTACACAAACTTCTTGACGCTACCCGGTGTTGCGCCGGATTGGCGAAATCAACGGGATTTTTCCCTTTGATTCTGCGGTGTCGCGCCGGATTGGCGGAATCAACGGGATTTTTCCCTTTGATTCTGCGGTGTCGCGCCGGATTAGCGAAATCAACGGGATTTTTCCCTTTGATTCCGCGGTGTCGCGCCAGATTGACGAAATCAACGGGATTTTTCCCTTTGATTCTGCGGTGTCGCCCCGGTTTGGCGAAATCAACGGGATTTTTCCCTTTGATTCTGTGGGGTCGCGCCGGATTGGCGGAATCAACGGGATTTTTCCCTTTGATTCTGTGGGGTCGCGCCGGATTGGCGAAATCAACGGGATTTTTACCTTTGATTCTGCGATGTCGCGCCGGATTGGCGAAATCAATGGGATTTTTACCTTTGATTCTGCGGTGTCGCGCCAGATTGGCGGAATCAACGGGATTTTTACCTTTGATTCTGCGGTGTCGCGCCGGATTGACGAAATCAACGGGATTTTTCCCTTTGATTCTGCGGTGTCGCCCCGGTTTGGCGAAATCAACGGGATTTCTCTCTTTGATTCCGCGGTGTCGCGCCGGATTGGCGAAATCAACGGGATTTTTCCCTTTGATTCTGTGGGGTCGCGCCGGGGTGTATATCACAGCAATAAATAACGGTTTACTTTTCCAAAGGAATATTCTATATTATGAGTGAGTACTCACTCATAATGATGAGAATCGAGGAGATCGACATGAATCAGGACACTCCGGTTATTACAGTAACCCATGTCAACAGAGCTTTTGGCAGCAAGGAGGTGCTTCGGGATATTAATCTTCAGGTAAATAAGGCAGAAACCTTTGGCCTTCTGGGTCCATCCGGTTCCGGTAAAACTACACTGGTGAAGCTTCTTACCGGCATTGATGAGGTCAGCTCAGGCGAAGTGCAGGTTATGGGAGTAAAGATTCCCGCACTGCCGATGCTGCAGCAAATCGGATATATGGCCCAGTCTGATGCCTTATACACGGAGCTGAGCGCGAAGGAAAATCTGGAGTTTTTCGCCGCCCTTTATGGTCTTAAAGGCGGAAACCGCACACGGCGGATAGCCGACGTCATGGAACTGGTGAACCTGCAGGAGCATCTGCGCAAACGCGTCGATCAATATTCCGGAGGCATGAAGCGGCGCTTGTCGCTGGCCATTGCTCTTTTGCATGAGCCCCCGCTGCTCATTCTTGACGAGCCTACCGTCGGTATTGACCCGGTGCTGCGCCAGTCCATTTGGCGGGAGCTGCGGGAGCTGAACCGTCAGGGCACTACCATTGTGCTGACAACTCACGTGATGGACGAGGCCGAGAAATGCGACCGGCTGGGGATGATCCGGGACGGTGAGCTGCTCGGTGTAGATACTCCGGCCGGGCTGATGCAGGCGAGCGGCTCCGCAACGATTGAGGAAGCTTTTCTATACTATGGAGGTGCCCGCAAATGAGAATCCGGGCAATTACAATTCGAATTCTACGGCAGTTTATTCACGATAAACGGACAATGGCGCTGATGTTCATCGCGCCTCTGATCGTGCTCAGCTTAATGAGCCTGGTGTTCAACGGTGATGCTTATAAACCGAATATCGGCGTTACCGCAGGAGCGGCTGTCTTCACCCCTGCCCTGGAAGCGCAGGAGGCGGCTGTTACCGCATTCGCGACAGCTGAGCTGGGGAACGCTGCACTGAAGGACGGCGAGATTGATGCGCTAATCACAATGAACGGCTCCACTCCCGGGGTTATGCTGGAAGGCAGCAACCCTACGGCCAACCGAGCTGTCATGCAGGTATTGCAGGAAGCTATGCAGCGGCTGCAGCCCTCAGGTACTGGACAAGTTCACCCGGCCGTCAGTTACCTGTACGGCGCTGAGGATATGACCACAATCGACCGTTTCGGTCCGATTATGATCGGAGTCTTCATCTTCTTCTTCGTTTTCCTGATCGCGGGCGTCTCCTTCCTGCGCGAACGGACAACCGGAACACTGGAGCGCCTGCTCTCCACGCCGCTGAAGCGCTGGGAGATTGTACTCGGTTATGTCTGCGGCTTCGGCATCTTCACCGTCATTCAGGCGCTGCTAATCTCCTGGTTCTCCATCCAGGTGCTCGGCATTATGATGGCTGGCAGCTTCGGCTATGTGCTGCTGATGACGCTGCTGCTGGCGGTAACAGCACTTACGCTGGGCACGCTGCTCTCCGCATTTGCCGCGAATGAGCTGCAGATGATCCAGTTCATCCCGCTGGTCATTGTGCCGCAGATTTTCTTAAGCGGGCTGTTCCCGCTGGATACCCTTCCCCTGTGGCTGCAGCGGATCGGGCTGGCCACACCAATCTACTACGGCGCACAGGCGCTGATGGATATCATGATCCGCGGCAAAGGCTGGAGTGCTATCGCACTGGAGGTATATGTGCTGATCGGGTTCTCCCTCCTGTTCATGGCACTGAATGTTCTTGCCCTGCGCAAGCACCGGAAGATGTAGCATGGTGTAATTTGCCCGGCGCCCGTGATACTATTAAGGGATAGCATAAATTTGGAGGGCATTAACATGAAGAAGGACAGTGCTGAGCAGCACGAAATTGAGCAATGGATGGAGGAGCTGCTAGAAATTGGCGGAGACAAGCAAATGACGCCGAAGCAGATATCTATTCTGGAGGCAGCGGTCGAAGTCTTCTCCGACAAAGGCTTCTCGGCAGCGTCCACCAGTGAAATTGCCCAAAAGGCCGGAGTAGCTGAAGGAACGATTTTCCGCTATTACAAGACGAAAAAGGATCTGCTGCTGTCTATTGTAGGGCCAACCATGAGCCGTATGATTGCTCCCTTCGTGATGCGCAATTTTAACGGTGTGCTGGATATGCCTTTTGAGAGCTATGAAGCGTTTCTGCGGGCCTTTATCCTTAACCGCCTGGAATTTGCCCGTAACAACTTTAAAATTATACGGATTCTAATTCAAGAGATTCCCTTCCAGCCTGTATTGCGCAAGCAGTTTTCCGAGAACATCCTCAGCCAGGTGCTGGAGCGCGTAACCGCTATTACCGAGCATTTCAAGGCTAAAGGCGAAATTATCGAGGCACCTACGCCAGCAATTATCCGTTTCACGGTCTCTTCGGTAATCGGGTATCTGGTGACACGCCTGCTGCTGATGCCGGAGAAGGACTGGAATGATGAGGAAGAGATCAATCTGATCCTAAGCTTTATGCTCCACGGTATTGGCGGGCCGGGACACCAAGCAGAACAGTAAAAAACGTTCGGGCGGCGGGGAATGCAGCTACCGCGGCGGAGTGAGCGTATGATAGACCTTGGGGCAGCCCGGAAGTGAATTCTTCGGGTTGCTTTTTTTGTGCAGACTGCCACGCTGTTCGGGGGGGATTCCCCGCTGATTCACTCCACACTTTGAGGCGTACGCTTGTTCTGCTATGATAAAAGAAACGAACGGCGGCATTAAAGCGATTAAGGATGTGAGGTAAGCATGGGATTTTATGTGCCGGAACGGGTGATCAAGCTGCTGTGCGGCAGCGCATCCCTGGACAAAGGAATAGCCTACCACGAATCAGACAGGGTCCGGTTAACTTATATAGAGAATGACGACACGCTTGAATATTCTAAGTACCGGGCTGAGGTTCAGGGTCTGGAAAATTATGACGTAGCGCTTACGGTCGATAGCGATGGTGATGTGAATGCGGAATGCTCCTGTCCTGCTTATTATCCCGGCGGAGCATTCTGCCAGCATATTGCAGCTGCGCTGGTGAGCATTCTCCGTCTTGAAGAGGGCCGGGGCCCCGGCGGACGGACGGCCGCTTCCAGTCTTCAGACCCGGGGAGAATTTCCGGAAGCGGCCGGCGTGATTCCCCCCCGCTATCCGGGCTCAGGCTCGGCGGAGCGCTCCGGTGACCGGCAGCTTGTGAACAGCATGCTGGGCGTGTTCGAGAGCAGCAGCCGTCCGCGCCCAAGCGGTACGGGAACCTATATCGATCTTAGAACACCGCTGCAGGTAGAGTTCATCTGCAAGCCGGTTTCACTCAGCTATGGCGCACCCATGCTCGGAATCGAACTCAGGATCGGGCCGAAGCGTCTCTATATTGTGCAAAAAATCAGAATGTTCCTGGACCGTCTACAACGCGGTGAGCCGTTTGAGTTCTCCAGACATTTCATCTATGATCCCGCTTTGCACTCCTTTCATAAAGAAGACAATACAGTCCTGCAGAAGCTGATTGAGATTTTTCAGAATGAACAGATCTACCGTGCCGCTGTTAACCCCTATGCAGCGCTCTCCGGGGGAATCGGCGGGGAAAGGCTGCTGGCGGTCCCGCCTTTTTTCTGGGAGTCTGTGCTTCCGGCTCTGACCGCTGCCCCCTCCGTCTATTTACAGCAGGGCAACCTGTCCATGGAGAGACTTCAGATCTCCACAGAGGCGCCGCCGCTAAGCTTCCAGTTCGACCAGGCGTCAGAGGATGGCTACCGGCTGGATATTCAGGGGATGGCGCAGATTATGGTGCTTGAGGATTACGGGCTGGTGCTGTCCGAAGGCAGGCTGCTGAAGCTCCCGGCCGAGGAATGCCGCAGACTCGCCGAGCTGAAGCGGATGCTGGCGGCCGCCCGCAAAGACGGAATCGCGATCGCCCCGGAGCAGATGGAGCCTTTTATGGACAAAGTCATTCCCGGGCTGAAAAAGCTGGGTCATGTGCATATTGCCGAAGCGATTGCGGACCGTATTGTCCAGACACAGCTGCAGGCCAGACTCTATTTGGACCGGGTCAGAGACCGGCTGCTGGCCGGCCTTGAATTTCAATACGGCGGCATTGTGATTAACCCGCTTGATGAACAGAGCCGTGAGCGGGGCAGCGAGGTCATTCTGATGCGTGACGGGGAGGCCGAACGGCGGATTCTCGAGCTGATGGAGCATGAGTCTTTTGCCCGGACGGAAGGCGGTTATATCATGAACGATGAAGAGGGGGAATATGATTTCCTCTACCACACGATTCCGCTGCTGGAGCCGCTGCTTCAGGTGTATGCCACCACTGCCGTCAAAGGAAGAATTGCTGCCGATACCTTCACACCGAAGGCTGTTTTGACCTGGAACGAGAAGACCGATTGGCTGGAATTCAAATTCGGGATGCAGGGAATACCGGAAGGTGAAATTGTACTGGTCCTCAAAGCGCTGCAGGAAAAGCGCAGATATTACCGGCTGCCGGACGGGGCACTGCTGCCGCTGGAGAGTGCAGAATTCTTAGAAGTTATAGCGTTTATGAACGAGCTGGGGGTACATAGCGTTCCTTTCAACAAACCCCAGTTCTCCCTGCCTCTAGTCCATGGCCTGCAGCTGAATCCAGAGACAAAGCATGGAGACGCCGTGACGATCGGACGCTCCTTCCGCCGGCTGATGGCCAATATGGCAAGTCCCGAGAATCTGGACTTTCCTGTGCCGGACAGTCTGGCTCCCATTCTCCGCGACTATCAGCAGTTCGGGTTCCAGTGGCTGAAGACCCTGGCCCACTACCGCTTCGGCGGTATTCTGGCTGATGATATGGGGCTCGGCAAAACATTGCAAGCAATCGCCTTTCTGCTCTCAGAGCTGGCGGATATCCGCGAAGGGGGCAAGCCTGCTCTGATCGTTGCTCCAGCCTCACTGCTCTACAACTGGCAGAATGAGCTGAAGAAGTTCGCACCCGGGATCAAGGCGGCCATTGCCGACGGGAACCTGAACGAGCGGAGCAAAGCTGTGCGTAATGCCGCTGGCGCTGACGTGATCATTACGTCTTACCCGCTGCTGCGCAGGGATATTGAGCTGTACGCCCGGCACTCCTTCCATACGCTGATTCTGGATGAAGCCCAGATGATCAAGAACCATGCTACCCAGACTGCGCAAGCGGTTAAAATATTGCAGGCACGCTACCGATTCGCCCTTACCGGAACGCCGGTGGAGAATGCGCTGGAGGATCTGTGGTCTATATTCAGCGTCGTATTCCCCGGGCTGTTCCCCGGCAAAAAGGCGTTTCATGACCTGCCCAGGGAAACCGTCGCGAAGCGGTCCCGGCCTTTTCTGCTGCGCCGCCTCAAAAGCGATGTGCTTAAGGAGCTGCCGGATAAAATCGAATCGCTGCAGGCCTCCGAGCTGCTGCCGGAGCAGAAGAAGCTGTACGTTGCTTATCTCGCGAGACTGAGGAAAGAAGCACTGAAGCATCTGGATAACGAAGGCTTCGGCCATGGCCGGATCAAGGTGCTGGCCGGGATTACAAGACTGCGCCAGCTCTGCTGCCACCCAGCACTTTTCGTTGAAGGCTATGACGGGGGTTCCGCCAAGTTTGAGCAGCTGCTCGAAATTATTGAGGAATGCCGAAGCTCCGGCAAACGGATGCTGGTCTTCTCCCAATTCACCGAGATGCTCGGAATGATCGGACGAGAGCTTGCCCTGCAGGGCATCCAGCATTTCTATCTGGACGGCAAGACGCCTGCTTCGCAGCGCGTGGAACTGTGCAACAGGTTTAATGAAGGTGAACGTGACCTGTTCCTGGTATCCCTCAAAGCAGGCGGAACCGGCCTGAACCTGACTGGAGCCGACACGGTGATCCTGTATGACCTATGGTGGAATCCTGCTGTTGAGCAGCAGGCGGCTGACCGGGCCCACCGGATCGGACAGAAAAAAGTGGTCCAGGTGATCCGCCTCGTTGCCCAAGGCACGGTGGAGGACAAAATGTATGAGCTGCAGCAGAAGAAAAAGAATCTGATCGACGAAGTCATCCAGCCCGGGGAAGAAGCACTATCCACGCTGAGCGAGCAGGACATCCGTGAGATTCTCATGATCTGATAGACTGGCATAGATTCGAATGCTGTGTTGTCAGTATGGACATCCGGCAGCTCCATTCACCGATACCTCTAAATGCGCATATGGTGTTCAAAGGAGAGCACGCTTAGGGAGTTTTGCAGCTTTCCCGATAGAATGTAAACGGAAGAAGGGAGTTCCATGCCCCCTCCTGGAAAAGGAAAGAAAACGGGTGTTAAAAAACAACCGGCAAACCCCAAAGCACAAAGCCCGAAAGGGCTGGAATTTGCGGTCGCTGCGCTCCTTTTGACAGGCAAACTGAAGGTAGACTCCATTCAGATGTTTAGAGACGCATCCCTGCTTGTGAGCCTGGTCGGAAAATATACATCCCTGAATCCTTTGAGCGAGAGCAATGTAGATAAGCTGGTTAGCTTTCTCGATGATAACAGCAGCCTGACATTAAATGAAATTATGACCGCCTTAAAGAAAAAAGCCGATCTCTCATAAAAAATGATGACGATTAAGGGGGCAAAGGAGCTTATGGGAAATTTGGATTTTGACGGGGAGAATTTTGCCGGTGCCCTGCTGCTGGTAATCGTAATTGCCCTGCTGATTTATGGCTCCACGGATATTAAGGATCTGACCGCTGCCCCCACCTCGGATTAAGGCCTCTCTGCCCCCAGTTGGACGGAGGGGTTACAAAAGACAAGCTGTGGCATACAGCACTCACCTGCTATGTGCGTACCATAGTTAATATTTTTCAAAAAAAGGAAATAGTTAAGGCTTAGTCTCTTGCTTTCTCCCAAAAATTCGCTATACTGAAAAAAATCAATATGCAATCGATGAACGGGATAGTAGTGAGTTGGATCTAGTCCTCAGCGAGCCGGGAGAGTGGAAACCGGTACAGGCCAACCCATGAAGCGCACCCGGGAGATGGACTTCTGAACTGACAGTAGGAAGCCCCGGCTGAAGACCGTTAACTTATGAGTGGCTAAACCGGCGGTTTAGCAACGAGAGTGGTACCGCGAGCGCAATAAGCCTTCGTCTCTTTTTGGAGATGAGGGCTTTTTCTTTTGCATATATTACGATTCAACATTTTCAGGAGGTCATAACCATGTTAAGCCAGCTTATCAAAGACAGTTTGGAAAAGAGCGTAAGTCATGTATTTACAGCCCTCGGCGCTGACGGTGCAGAACAGGTAACGATTGTGCTTGAACAGCCCGCTAATCCCGATTTCGGCGACTACTCCAGCAACATTGCCATGCAGCTGGCAAAGGTACTGCGCAAAGCCCCTATGGCCATTGCGGAGCTGATAACAACTGAGCTACGTCAGTCAGAGAGTCTTGGGGCACTATTTCAAAAAGTCGACATCGCGGCACCGGGATTCATTAATCTGTACATTGACTGGCGGGAGTGGGCCGGACGCAGGTTTGAACTGCCCACATCTGCAGGGGAAAAGGTCATCATCGAACATACCTCTGTCAATCCCAATAAATCGATGCATATAGGCCACCTGAGAAACTCGTGTATCGGGGACGCGCTGGTAAGAATTTTGCGTAGAACCGGGCACAACGTAGAGGTCCATAATTATGTGGACGATCTCGGCAATCAGCTGGCAGATACGGTGGTTGGGCTGCTGAATGTGCCGCTTGCAGGTGAACATGTGCGTTTTGGTGATTATTGCTGGGATATTTACGCCGGTGTGAACAAGGAATATGCGCTGCATCCTGAGACGCTGCACAAACGGACGGAGATTCTTCATGCTTTGGAAGAAGGGAAAGGCAATACAGCCTGGCTGGGTAAACTGGTTGCGGAGCGGATTGTCAAAGAGCATGTGGAGGAGATGAAGGGGTTCGGCATCCGCTATGATTTGCTCGTCTGGGAGAGCAGCATTGTGAAGGAAGGCTTCTGGTCATCCGCGTTCGCGCTGCTGGAACAGACGGAAGTATTTGTGCAGGAGAAGGAGGGGAAGCTTGCGGGCTGCTGGATATTGAAGCAACCTGCGGAGGATGAAGGAGAGGCAGATTCTGAAGAGCATCACAAAGATAAGGTGCTGGTGCGCTCGAACGGAATTCTGACCTATACCGCCAAGGATATTGCCTATCATCTCTGGAAGTTTGGACTTTTGGATAAGGATTTCGCCTACAGCGAGTTTAATGCCAGACTTTGGACGACGGGATTAACCGGGGAGCAGCTGCCTTTTGGCGGGGCAGACCGGGTGGTCAATGTGATTGACTACCGTCAGGAATATCCGCAGGCGATGGTCAAGCAGGCGCTTGAGGTGCTGGGGTTCAAGGGGCAGGCTGAGAAGCTGCATCACGTAAGCTATGGCGTTGTTTCACTCAGTCCCGCCTCCGCAGCGGAGCTTGGCATCGACACCACGGAAGGCAAATCCTCTTACGCCATGTCCGGCCGCCAGGGTATCGGCATCAAGGTCACCGAGCTGGTGCAGCTGATGGAGCATACCATTGAAGCCACCCGGTCTGATAAAACCGGCCTCTCCAGCCGGCTCATCGCTACCGCAGCCATCCGGTATTATCTGCTGCGCTTCAATCTGGGAACGGAGATTATTTTTGATTTCAAGCAGGCTACGGAGATTTCCGGCAATACGGGAGTTTATCTGATGTACACCTACGCGCGTGCAGGCAGTGTGCTCAGCAAAGCTGTTGTTCCTGTTAATGTTGAAGAAGAGGACGCTCTACCGGAATTCCCGTCGCCGCTGGAAAAGGCAGAGCTTGCGCTGCTGAGACATCTCAGCACCTGGCAGGATACTCTCTACAGTGCAAGCGTTCTGCTGACGCCGAATGTCATCTGCAACTATGCGCATACTCTGGCTTCGCTGTTTAACAACTTTTACTCAGCCTGCCCGATCCTGAAAGGTGAAGCCGCCCGGGTCTCCTTCCGCCTCTGGCTAACGTACAAATTCCAGGAGACGCTGGGGGATGTGCTGGACGTGCTGGGACTGCCGAAACCGGAACGGATGTAACTGCCGAGGCGGCTCCTTTGATACGAGTGACAGCTGATTTGGCGACGGGCCTATCGATTATTGGATCTTCCGTGGCATAACATAGTTTAACTGTACTTCGTACAACTATAACCCGTGAGAATGAGCATTTAATGAGAATAAATGCATTTCGTACAACTATAATCGGTGAAATCGACCCACATTGGCAATTCCGGGCAAAATAGATGTACAAAGTGCACCTAAACTAATTTGCCGGATAACACAGTATTTTTAATTGCACAGAGTACACTTATTATACCCGCGGGTGGTAAACAGTCTTCTTCTCATCCTCCGGACGCACAAACAGCCTTCCCGGAGGAAGGCTGTTACAGTGACGTCCCGGAAGGGATGCAGCCCTTTCGGGCTGATTGCGATGTAATCCTAACGATGCTTATGCTTCAACGTCCCCCCCTTTCGGGGTTCTCATCCCCCCGAACGCAAACAGCCTTCCCGGAGGAAGGCTGTTACAGTGACGTCCCGGAAGGGATTCGAACCCCCGACCGTGCGCTTAGAAGGCGCATGCTCTATCCAACTGAGCTACCGGGACATGTCGATGACAGGACTGATTATTAACACTATGTATTAACGCAACGTTATTTATTATACCTCATTGAGATAATTTTTCAAGGCTGGAGACGAAGAAAAACAATTTCTGCCCCCGGCAGCGGATGAAGCGGCGCATAGCGCCGCTCACTTTCCGTCTTCCGCCGCCGGAGCAGAGGCAGCAGCATCTCTGCTGCAGCCCTTAATGCCGTCCTGGTGTAACTTGCCGGAAGTGCTCCTCCAGCTGTTTTTTCAGATGGCCGAAAATGAGCAGCTCCCGCTGGAACTTGGACCGTTCATCCTCCGGACTCATGACAATACTGCCGGTAAACGCGCTGACTGTCACATCCTGAAAGGCATCATGCATATTGTTATCAAACCAATCGGTTTCGGTGTCCGCATCATTCGTCAGAATGCGCACAATTTCGTACCCTTCCTCACGCTGGTCTTCAACAATGTACACCAAAAGCGCGGAATCGCCTACAGCTCCCGGCAATACCCCTACTTCGGCACAAGGCGCACCGTCATATTCGGTCATTCTGCGGATTTTGGCGTCTTTAATGTAATACACTTGTCATCATCCCTCCTGGCAAATTTCCCTCTCCCTAGTGTTCGGATAAGGACATACATTTTATCCCTTCAATCGGCATATATCTGTATTACTTGGCAAAAAAGAAACAAGTGGAACCGGCTGCGCCGTCTCCTAAGGACCACAACCGTTTCAGCGAGAATATAAGGATCATTT encodes:
- a CDS encoding arginine--tRNA ligase; amino-acid sequence: MLSQLIKDSLEKSVSHVFTALGADGAEQVTIVLEQPANPDFGDYSSNIAMQLAKVLRKAPMAIAELITTELRQSESLGALFQKVDIAAPGFINLYIDWREWAGRRFELPTSAGEKVIIEHTSVNPNKSMHIGHLRNSCIGDALVRILRRTGHNVEVHNYVDDLGNQLADTVVGLLNVPLAGEHVRFGDYCWDIYAGVNKEYALHPETLHKRTEILHALEEGKGNTAWLGKLVAERIVKEHVEEMKGFGIRYDLLVWESSIVKEGFWSSAFALLEQTEVFVQEKEGKLAGCWILKQPAEDEGEADSEEHHKDKVLVRSNGILTYTAKDIAYHLWKFGLLDKDFAYSEFNARLWTTGLTGEQLPFGGADRVVNVIDYRQEYPQAMVKQALEVLGFKGQAEKLHHVSYGVVSLSPASAAELGIDTTEGKSSYAMSGRQGIGIKVTELVQLMEHTIEATRSDKTGLSSRLIATAAIRYYLLRFNLGTEIIFDFKQATEISGNTGVYLMYTYARAGSVLSKAVVPVNVEEEDALPEFPSPLEKAELALLRHLSTWQDTLYSASVLLTPNVICNYAHTLASLFNNFYSACPILKGEAARVSFRLWLTYKFQETLGDVLDVLGLPKPERM
- a CDS encoding TetR/AcrR family transcriptional regulator; amino-acid sequence: MKKDSAEQHEIEQWMEELLEIGGDKQMTPKQISILEAAVEVFSDKGFSAASTSEIAQKAGVAEGTIFRYYKTKKDLLLSIVGPTMSRMIAPFVMRNFNGVLDMPFESYEAFLRAFILNRLEFARNNFKIIRILIQEIPFQPVLRKQFSENILSQVLERVTAITEHFKAKGEIIEAPTPAIIRFTVSSVIGYLVTRLLLMPEKDWNDEEEINLILSFMLHGIGGPGHQAEQ
- a CDS encoding IS256 family transposase — its product is MTILPENMLNNLFENLVTQFVKDNLESIMKAEIQQFMTSDESGNHNSRNGYYTRDLHTKYGNVEDLAVPRDRQGVFQTQLFEPYQRRDGWLEEAVIQMYKSGMGTRDVARFIESMFGSHYSPTTVSNITATVLDDIHQWQKRPLNKRYSVIYLDGLYVKLKRSTVSGEVVYFAMGIDEDGHRQILGFYVGGQESANGWREVLKDLYNRGVQEVLLGVFDGLPGLDAAFRETYPKADVQHCIVHKVRSTFPKIRVQHKTEVIEDLKTIYTAADHDLARAAFDTVKAKWGKLYPKEMRSWEEQLPTLLTFYKYPVLIKEAIYTSNPIERMNKEIRKRLKPMNSLTNMDAAEKIVYLDVIDYNERFSERVIRGFGDLEVKKKLNEMFEARYPAQAEPEK
- a CDS encoding ABC transporter permease, translating into MRIRAITIRILRQFIHDKRTMALMFIAPLIVLSLMSLVFNGDAYKPNIGVTAGAAVFTPALEAQEAAVTAFATAELGNAALKDGEIDALITMNGSTPGVMLEGSNPTANRAVMQVLQEAMQRLQPSGTGQVHPAVSYLYGAEDMTTIDRFGPIMIGVFIFFFVFLIAGVSFLRERTTGTLERLLSTPLKRWEIVLGYVCGFGIFTVIQALLISWFSIQVLGIMMAGSFGYVLLMTLLLAVTALTLGTLLSAFAANELQMIQFIPLVIVPQIFLSGLFPLDTLPLWLQRIGLATPIYYGAQALMDIMIRGKGWSAIALEVYVLIGFSLLFMALNVLALRKHRKM
- a CDS encoding DEAD/DEAH box helicase; the protein is MGFYVPERVIKLLCGSASLDKGIAYHESDRVRLTYIENDDTLEYSKYRAEVQGLENYDVALTVDSDGDVNAECSCPAYYPGGAFCQHIAAALVSILRLEEGRGPGGRTAASSLQTRGEFPEAAGVIPPRYPGSGSAERSGDRQLVNSMLGVFESSSRPRPSGTGTYIDLRTPLQVEFICKPVSLSYGAPMLGIELRIGPKRLYIVQKIRMFLDRLQRGEPFEFSRHFIYDPALHSFHKEDNTVLQKLIEIFQNEQIYRAAVNPYAALSGGIGGERLLAVPPFFWESVLPALTAAPSVYLQQGNLSMERLQISTEAPPLSFQFDQASEDGYRLDIQGMAQIMVLEDYGLVLSEGRLLKLPAEECRRLAELKRMLAAARKDGIAIAPEQMEPFMDKVIPGLKKLGHVHIAEAIADRIVQTQLQARLYLDRVRDRLLAGLEFQYGGIVINPLDEQSRERGSEVILMRDGEAERRILELMEHESFARTEGGYIMNDEEGEYDFLYHTIPLLEPLLQVYATTAVKGRIAADTFTPKAVLTWNEKTDWLEFKFGMQGIPEGEIVLVLKALQEKRRYYRLPDGALLPLESAEFLEVIAFMNELGVHSVPFNKPQFSLPLVHGLQLNPETKHGDAVTIGRSFRRLMANMASPENLDFPVPDSLAPILRDYQQFGFQWLKTLAHYRFGGILADDMGLGKTLQAIAFLLSELADIREGGKPALIVAPASLLYNWQNELKKFAPGIKAAIADGNLNERSKAVRNAAGADVIITSYPLLRRDIELYARHSFHTLILDEAQMIKNHATQTAQAVKILQARYRFALTGTPVENALEDLWSIFSVVFPGLFPGKKAFHDLPRETVAKRSRPFLLRRLKSDVLKELPDKIESLQASELLPEQKKLYVAYLARLRKEALKHLDNEGFGHGRIKVLAGITRLRQLCCHPALFVEGYDGGSAKFEQLLEIIEECRSSGKRMLVFSQFTEMLGMIGRELALQGIQHFYLDGKTPASQRVELCNRFNEGERDLFLVSLKAGGTGLNLTGADTVILYDLWWNPAVEQQAADRAHRIGQKKVVQVIRLVAQGTVEDKMYELQQKKKNLIDEVIQPGEEALSTLSEQDIREILMI
- a CDS encoding ABC transporter ATP-binding protein; this encodes MNQDTPVITVTHVNRAFGSKEVLRDINLQVNKAETFGLLGPSGSGKTTLVKLLTGIDEVSSGEVQVMGVKIPALPMLQQIGYMAQSDALYTELSAKENLEFFAALYGLKGGNRTRRIADVMELVNLQEHLRKRVDQYSGGMKRRLSLAIALLHEPPLLILDEPTVGIDPVLRQSIWRELRELNRQGTTIVLTTHVMDEAEKCDRLGMIRDGELLGVDTPAGLMQASGSATIEEAFLYYGGARK